In a single window of the candidate division WOR-3 bacterium genome:
- a CDS encoding DUF1801 domain-containing protein, translating to MHPDTAKYNKSLASEDRKICDLLAGEIDRCLPEAENKIWHAHPVWFLDGNPVVGYSELKDGVRLLFWSGQSFEDEGLTKEGSFKAADARYTAADQVDREDLKRWLAKARVIQWDYKNIVRRKGQLKRLK from the coding sequence ATGCATCCGGACACGGCCAAGTATAACAAGTCACTGGCTTCAGAAGACCGGAAGATCTGTGATCTCCTGGCGGGGGAAATCGACAGATGTCTGCCTGAGGCAGAAAACAAGATATGGCACGCCCATCCTGTGTGGTTCCTGGACGGAAACCCTGTTGTCGGGTACAGCGAGCTGAAGGACGGTGTCCGCCTTCTCTTCTGGAGCGGTCAGTCCTTTGAGGATGAAGGGCTCACGAAAGAAGGCAGCTTCAAAGCGGCCGACGCTCGCTACACTGCCGCTGACCAGGTAGACAGGGAGGACCTGAAGCGCTGGCTGGCAAAGGCCCGGGTCATTCAGTGGGACTACAAGAACATAGTTCGTCGAAAGGGTCAGCTGAAGCGGCTCAAATGA